Proteins encoded within one genomic window of Methanolacinia paynteri:
- a CDS encoding GNAT family N-acetyltransferase, whose amino-acid sequence AVEIDGEACGGIGVHPFSDVYRKTAEIGYWLAEPFWGRGIMTGAVKAVVPVAFERFDIVRLQAGVYEGNFGSMRVLEKAGFEREAVHRKAIFKNGLLMDEVVFVLFSDE is encoded by the coding sequence GCAGTCGAGATCGACGGAGAGGCCTGCGGAGGGATCGGAGTCCACCCCTTTTCGGACGTCTACAGGAAGACAGCAGAGATTGGTTACTGGCTGGCGGAGCCTTTCTGGGGAAGAGGAATCATGACGGGGGCGGTGAAGGCCGTCGTTCCGGTTGCGTTCGAACGGTTCGATATTGTCAGGCTCCAGGCGGGAGTTTACGAGGGAAATTTCGGGTCGATGAGGGTTTTGGAGAAGGCCGGGTTCGAGAGGGAGGCTGTTCATCGGAAGGCTATCTTCAAGAATGGATTACTGATGGATGAGGTCGTTTTTGTTTTGTTTTCAGATGAATAA